The following are encoded in a window of Methanomassiliicoccales archaeon genomic DNA:
- the sucD gene encoding succinate--CoA ligase subunit alpha, which yields MAIIVSHETRVLVQGITGHQGRQQTLAMKEFGTKMVSGVTPGRGGEYIHGVPVFDTVKEAVAKTNPNTSIVFVPGPHARDAVIEALDAGIKTIVVITEHIPVHDTIEFVEYSKIKGARIIGPNCPGIAAPGIAKVGIMSNSIFLKGHVGVVSRSGTLTYEIVNALSHSGIGQSTCIGIGGDPVIGTSFTEVLDLFEKDDDTHAIVLIGEIGGIAEEIAAQFIKEYVSKPVVAYIAGRTAPPEKRMGHAGAIIARGMGTADSKITALQKAEVSIARLPFEIPNLIKSRLTEV from the coding sequence ATGGCAATAATCGTTTCTCATGAAACACGAGTGCTCGTCCAGGGTATTACTGGTCATCAGGGCAGGCAGCAGACATTGGCCATGAAGGAATTTGGTACAAAGATGGTCAGTGGCGTCACGCCTGGTAGAGGCGGAGAATACATACATGGTGTCCCCGTTTTTGACACGGTCAAAGAGGCTGTGGCAAAGACGAACCCTAACACCTCGATCGTCTTCGTTCCTGGACCACATGCCAGAGACGCGGTAATAGAAGCGCTTGATGCAGGAATCAAAACGATAGTTGTCATTACGGAGCATATCCCAGTTCACGACACGATAGAATTTGTCGAATATTCAAAAATCAAAGGTGCCAGAATCATTGGCCCTAATTGCCCAGGAATAGCTGCGCCAGGTATTGCAAAAGTAGGTATCATGTCAAACTCAATTTTCTTAAAGGGACACGTTGGCGTAGTGTCCCGAAGCGGCACATTAACATATGAAATTGTTAATGCATTGAGTCATTCTGGAATTGGTCAGTCAACATGTATTGGGATAGGCGGAGATCCAGTTATCGGCACGAGTTTCACAGAGGTACTCGACTTGTTTGAAAAAGATGATGATACACACGCCATTGTTTTAATCGGGGAAATTGGTGGTATTGCAGAAGAAATCGCTGCGCAGTTCATAAAAGAGTATGTTTCAAAGCCTGTGGTTGCTTATATAGCCGGTAGAACGGCGCCTCCTGAGAAGCGCATGGGACACGCAGGAGCCATAATTGCCAGAGGAATGGGTACTGCTGATAGTAAGATAACGGCTCTGCAGAAGGCCGAAGTTTCTATCGCAAGGCTTCCTTTCGAGATACCCAATTTAATAAAGAGCCGTTTGACGGAGGTATAA
- a CDS encoding HAD-IA family hydrolase, producing the protein MEFELIEEKSAFFFSATDTLMTYKGGREGILVDALKELGIQITVPQAKIGFLATELQISTRGYTIKPKEEREKLLNDFSKAVISNCGIKDDGRIAAFVANRFRSSDIWIAYPDAEPTLKSLKKRGCILGVIANGERIIREALRKLSLSQYLDDITLSEEAGVEKPDPRIYQMVIEKFGLRPQECVFVGDTIDVDLRGARMAGMSAVWIDRNRLAKRVGDITKIEVLTDVEFIFPIKAVKN; encoded by the coding sequence ATGGAATTTGAATTGATTGAGGAGAAATCGGCATTCTTTTTCAGCGCGACCGATACCCTGATGACATACAAAGGTGGAAGGGAGGGCATTCTCGTTGATGCTTTGAAGGAGTTGGGAATTCAAATCACGGTACCACAGGCGAAGATAGGATTTCTTGCCACAGAATTGCAGATTTCCACAAGAGGATACACGATCAAACCAAAAGAAGAACGGGAGAAGTTATTGAATGACTTTTCAAAAGCAGTCATCTCGAACTGCGGTATTAAGGATGACGGGAGGATTGCGGCCTTCGTGGCAAATAGATTCAGATCTTCAGATATATGGATTGCATATCCTGACGCAGAGCCGACCCTCAAATCATTGAAGAAGAGAGGATGTATTCTCGGCGTAATAGCAAATGGGGAAAGGATCATTCGGGAGGCACTCCGAAAATTGTCATTGTCTCAGTATCTAGATGACATCACGCTTTCGGAAGAAGCAGGCGTGGAAAAGCCAGATCCACGAATTTACCAGATGGTGATTGAAAAATTCGGGTTGCGACCTCAAGAATGTGTATTCGTTGGCGATACTATAGACGTTGATCTAAGAGGGGCGAGAATGGCGGGAATGTCCGCCGTCTGGATCGACAGAAATAGGCTTGCGAAGAGAGTCGGAGACATTACTAAAATTGAAGTACTCACAGACGTCGAATTCATATTCCCTATCAAGGCTGTGAAAAACTAA
- a CDS encoding DUF763 domain-containing protein — translation MPRTGIADLPLHGGSAPRWLFERMVKLAKAIVDVIVIEYDTKEVVRRMADPFWFQAFSCVLGFDWHSSGTTTVTCGALKEALKQSDELCVAGGKGRFSTLAPADIRSWSSAHELSPKKESELVYASRMAAKVDSSAVQDGYDLYHHSFIFDREGNWTVIQQGMDEKLGYARRYHWFSGELHEFVEEPHSAILGVKSDLVLDMTSRMSRDSRKLSVDLVNEGVERLQREIVNIDKGQSLLSYWTGERIFRLNMPRSVNWNVLRKAYEFHPTNYEELLSVRGIGPSTVRALALIGELVYGAEPSRRDPVKFSFAVGGKDGVPFPVDRKAMDESIQLLIDGVYCAKLGNKEKLSALKRLRSLVPSYGYS, via the coding sequence GTGCCTAGAACTGGTATTGCCGATCTTCCGCTTCATGGAGGCAGCGCTCCTCGATGGCTGTTCGAGAGAATGGTGAAATTAGCGAAGGCCATCGTTGATGTGATTGTAATCGAATATGATACTAAGGAGGTCGTTCGACGAATGGCTGATCCATTTTGGTTTCAGGCCTTTTCCTGTGTGCTCGGGTTTGACTGGCATAGTTCCGGTACAACGACAGTAACATGCGGAGCACTTAAAGAGGCACTTAAACAAAGCGATGAGTTGTGTGTGGCAGGAGGCAAAGGGAGGTTTTCCACGCTCGCGCCTGCTGACATAAGATCGTGGTCCTCTGCTCATGAACTCTCTCCAAAAAAGGAAAGTGAACTTGTGTATGCAAGTAGGATGGCTGCTAAAGTTGACAGCTCTGCTGTTCAAGACGGTTACGATTTGTATCACCATTCATTCATATTCGATAGAGAAGGTAATTGGACTGTTATTCAACAGGGAATGGACGAGAAGCTCGGCTACGCGCGTCGATATCACTGGTTCTCAGGAGAATTACACGAGTTCGTAGAAGAGCCACACAGTGCGATTCTTGGCGTTAAATCGGATCTCGTACTCGACATGACTTCGCGAATGAGTAGGGATTCAAGGAAATTGTCAGTGGATTTGGTCAACGAAGGCGTTGAAAGACTTCAGCGAGAAATTGTAAACATAGATAAAGGGCAATCCCTTTTATCATACTGGACAGGCGAGCGTATATTCCGTCTAAATATGCCTCGTTCTGTCAATTGGAACGTTCTACGAAAGGCTTATGAATTTCATCCGACAAATTACGAGGAACTTCTTTCAGTTCGAGGAATCGGACCATCCACGGTCAGGGCGCTCGCGCTGATAGGTGAGCTCGTATACGGTGCGGAGCCAAGCCGTAGGGATCCAGTCAAGTTCTCATTTGCTGTGGGCGGTAAGGACGGTGTGCCTTTCCCCGTCGATAGAAAAGCAATGGACGAATCGATTCAATTGTTAATCGATGGCGTTTATTGCGCTAAGCTCGGAAACAAGGAAAAGCTCTCTGCTTTGAAGCGTCTAAGATCGTTGGTACCATCATATGGGTATTCTTGA